A region from the Candidatus Electrothrix scaldis genome encodes:
- a CDS encoding transglutaminase-like domain-containing protein, translated as MKFRVVKLLVVCSWLALLVVLVKKDFLISTLDSTEQKVLTLAKYQQYYGVYLQNKRIGYVMEDVRPDDEENRLRIQQEASLRLKVLNSVQPVKMSLTAITENNLRLRTFKFSFSSPFYNTTAHGRVEGNTVHFSLDTGGATMEDTITLQAPPVLPLNQRSYLLSELKEKGDKLKIPFFDPFSLSAKTSVITYKGQEKKLLNKRIYNIHLFTESYAGMQTDFWLNDEGQVVREQSPVGFVFQAEPKFKAMDIQDGGDELLSAVAVQYTGQLLEENSPAATFRLQFPKDAEVELNGGRQHFADGKLTLNKEDFPPVSGEEETTGVNSCAGDDASLQASRYVQSDDPVLKAKAQEIVGEETDPTRQVELLTDWVYKNLEKRPVIGLPDALTTLKNGKGDCNEHAALFAGLARSLNLPTTIAAGVTMQHDAFYYHAWNEVCLDGQWLSVDTTVNQIPADLYHIRFTRGDLEAQLAIGALIGKLQIEILPVPQ; from the coding sequence ATGAAATTTCGTGTCGTCAAATTACTCGTCGTCTGCTCTTGGCTCGCCCTGTTAGTTGTCTTGGTGAAAAAGGATTTCTTAATAAGCACCTTAGATAGTACGGAGCAAAAAGTCCTTACTCTTGCCAAATACCAACAATATTATGGTGTATATCTCCAAAATAAGCGTATCGGTTATGTGATGGAGGATGTCCGCCCGGATGACGAGGAGAACCGTCTACGTATTCAGCAAGAGGCCTCGCTACGACTGAAGGTCCTGAATTCCGTCCAACCGGTCAAGATGAGCCTCACGGCAATAACGGAAAACAACCTGCGCTTGCGCACCTTTAAATTTTCTTTCTCTTCACCGTTTTACAACACAACGGCACACGGTCGAGTGGAAGGAAACACGGTTCATTTTTCTCTGGATACCGGAGGAGCAACAATGGAGGATACGATTACCCTCCAAGCCCCTCCTGTCCTCCCACTTAATCAACGAAGCTACTTATTAAGTGAACTCAAAGAAAAAGGAGACAAGCTAAAGATCCCCTTCTTTGATCCCTTTTCACTCTCTGCAAAGACCTCTGTCATTACCTATAAAGGCCAAGAGAAAAAACTCCTTAACAAAAGGATATATAATATACATCTCTTCACAGAGTCATATGCCGGGATGCAAACTGACTTCTGGCTCAACGACGAGGGACAGGTCGTACGCGAACAGTCACCAGTGGGCTTTGTCTTCCAGGCAGAACCAAAATTTAAGGCGATGGACATTCAGGATGGTGGCGATGAGCTCTTATCCGCCGTTGCTGTGCAATACACAGGACAGCTCCTTGAAGAAAACAGCCCAGCAGCAACATTTCGCCTTCAGTTCCCGAAAGATGCAGAGGTCGAACTCAACGGAGGACGGCAGCATTTTGCTGATGGCAAACTCACCCTGAACAAAGAGGATTTTCCTCCGGTATCAGGGGAAGAAGAGACAACAGGTGTAAACAGCTGTGCTGGGGATGATGCCAGCTTACAGGCCAGTCGTTATGTTCAATCAGATGATCCTGTTCTCAAGGCAAAGGCTCAAGAGATTGTAGGCGAAGAAACGGACCCTACTCGTCAAGTGGAACTCCTCACGGACTGGGTGTACAAAAATCTTGAGAAACGGCCGGTTATCGGCCTGCCCGATGCTCTCACAACGCTGAAAAATGGCAAGGGTGATTGCAATGAGCATGCCGCTCTTTTTGCTGGCCTTGCCCGTAGCCTCAATCTCCCCACCACAATTGCAGCCGGGGTAACCATGCAACACGATGCCTTTTATTATCACGCCTGGAATGAGGTCTGCCTGGATGGTCAATGGCTCAGCGTAGATACCACGGTCAATCAGATTCCTGCGGATCTGTACCACATCCGTTTCACCCGTGGAGACCTGGAAGCACAGCTTGCTATCGGGGCCTTGATCGGGAAATTGCAGATTGAGATCCTGCCCGTCCCGCAATAA